In one window of Photorhabdus laumondii subsp. laumondii DNA:
- a CDS encoding ShlB/FhaC/HecB family hemolysin secretion/activation protein, translating to MKSSIVVLIVFCSAVSGSQAADIADQQLIHQQARQQALETQLAPPPAEVHLSVPETGESSAFAVETPCFPITHVRLAGTENFPHWLPFRLVAQQGENHCLGDKGISRLITQLQDQLINHGYVTSRVLVPRQDLRTQTLKLVMIPGKIRHIRYTPDSGNYIQRITPFPAREGKLLDLRDIEQGLENLQRFPTVQADMNIVPAEQPGESDIVLDWRQSRHWRVATYLDDTGSKSTGRYQGGLTFFLDNPLALSDLFYLSGGRDIHSSAGKGSQNDTLYYSLPFGYWMASVTASHYDYTQTIAGLNQAIQYRGKSQNLAVQLSRVLHRNADQKTLLNGEIYRRASRNFIDNTEIDVQRRETAGWKLGLSHHHFIGSATLDTRVTYQQGMRWFGAQPAPEEYRNEGTALPKITQFSATLAGPLTLFSQPFSYQTQYLRQISASPLTPQDRFSIGGRWTVRGFDGELTLSADRGWYSRNELDWQTPLKGQSLYLAMDYGEVGGRGSDTLLGKHLAGSALGWRGSLKGVSYDLFVGVPLSKPAGFPTSPVTAGFNLYWQY from the coding sequence ATGAAAAGCAGTATTGTAGTATTAATAGTTTTTTGTAGCGCAGTCTCAGGTAGTCAAGCCGCCGACATCGCAGATCAACAACTCATTCATCAACAGGCCCGCCAGCAAGCCCTGGAGACGCAATTAGCCCCGCCGCCTGCGGAGGTTCACCTGTCGGTACCGGAAACCGGGGAATCATCCGCCTTTGCGGTGGAAACTCCGTGTTTTCCCATTACCCACGTCAGACTGGCAGGTACCGAAAATTTCCCGCACTGGTTACCGTTCCGGCTTGTCGCCCAACAGGGCGAAAACCATTGTCTGGGCGATAAAGGCATTAGCCGGCTGATAACCCAATTGCAAGATCAGCTCATTAATCACGGCTATGTCACCAGCCGGGTTCTGGTTCCTCGTCAGGATTTGCGTACCCAAACCTTAAAACTGGTGATGATACCGGGAAAAATCCGGCATATCCGCTATACCCCTGACAGCGGGAACTATATCCAGCGGATAACCCCCTTTCCCGCGCGTGAAGGAAAATTACTGGATTTACGGGATATTGAGCAGGGATTAGAAAATCTGCAACGTTTCCCCACCGTTCAGGCAGATATGAACATTGTCCCGGCAGAGCAACCGGGGGAGAGCGATATTGTGCTGGACTGGCGTCAGTCCCGGCACTGGCGAGTCGCGACTTATCTGGATGATACCGGCTCCAAAAGCACCGGACGTTATCAGGGCGGACTCACCTTCTTTCTGGATAATCCCCTGGCGTTAAGTGATCTGTTTTATCTTTCCGGTGGACGCGATATTCATTCGTCTGCCGGGAAAGGCAGCCAAAATGACACGCTCTATTACTCTTTGCCCTTCGGCTACTGGATGGCGAGCGTGACGGCCAGTCATTACGATTATACCCAGACAATAGCCGGGCTGAATCAGGCGATCCAATATCGGGGCAAAAGCCAAAACCTGGCGGTTCAGCTTAGCCGGGTGCTGCACCGTAATGCCGACCAGAAAACCCTGCTTAACGGTGAAATTTATCGTCGGGCGTCTCGCAATTTTATTGATAACACTGAAATCGACGTTCAGCGCCGGGAAACCGCGGGCTGGAAGCTGGGGCTGTCCCATCATCACTTTATCGGCAGCGCGACGCTGGATACCCGGGTGACTTATCAACAGGGCATGCGCTGGTTTGGCGCACAACCGGCACCGGAAGAGTACCGCAATGAAGGGACTGCCTTACCCAAAATCACCCAGTTCTCAGCGACGCTTGCCGGGCCGTTAACACTGTTTTCTCAGCCCTTTTCTTATCAAACCCAATATTTGCGTCAGATAAGCGCCAGCCCATTGACGCCCCAGGATCGCTTCTCGATTGGCGGTCGCTGGACGGTGCGCGGCTTTGATGGCGAGTTGACCTTATCCGCTGATCGGGGTTGGTACAGCCGCAACGAACTGGACTGGCAAACCCCGCTGAAAGGGCAATCGCTGTATCTGGCAATGGATTATGGCGAAGTGGGCGGACGGGGCAGCGATACACTGCTCGGAAAACACCTGGCGGGGAGCGCTCTGGGCTGGCGAGGCAGCCTGAAAGGGGTGAGCTACGACCTGTTTGTCGGTGTCCCGCTATCCAAACCCGCCGGTTTCCCAACCTCCCCCGTCACGGCCGGATTCAACCTGTATTGGCAGTATTAA
- a CDS encoding hemagglutinin repeat-containing protein: MNKQLYRIIFNQSRQMWMVVAEIARAGRGRTGRRARRSASPPRCCRLTALRFGVLFALGGISLTAQAAIVADGQAPGRQQPTIIRSANGTPQVNIQTPGADGVSHNTYRQFDVDKQGVILNNSHQATQTQLGGMVAGNPWLAKGDARVILNEVNNHNRSHLNGWIEVAGHKAEVIIANPAGITCNGCGFINSHRTTLTTGQALMERGRLKGFDVNQGEVRIDGHGMDSTQQSYTDIIARSVAINAKLHAQDLKVTTGRNIVDAAHQQVEKKSVDDEKHPAFALDVAALGGMYAHKIRLIGTETGVGVHNAGNIGASAGEFHITAEGRIENRGTLSSRDTLQLTSSADVTNTGKLLSQSAVNLQAKGALNNQGRVEARGDTTVTAGTIHSSHDSVWAAGLDDNGNTTRPGSLTLTAQHVQAKGKNLATNTLAIHSRQIDLSDSQTAAGQIQLTAGQSGISTARASVNADRLTAKTPGQFNNDGGQLVARAIHLTTPDLSNQQGKINQTGTGELTLHTRTLNNREGTVFNQGKLTLTTDRLNNRQGTIASQGEDLHLTAHQADNNQGTVQLAGNGKLSLNTQRWLGDKGKLLTNGTLTIQAGELQLNHAETQAGQITINADTLSHQSGVMQQWGKDDLSLTTRILDNHSGTIAGNGNLNLKATTVDNRHGNIVAADQGSLKLTVKDTLDNQSGKLEAGHALQLSATQLDNRRGSIVAAGDSATLTVGKTIQNAHGHLEAQTRLTTTSQTLDNTQGVLLAQNIDSQTTGHPFTNTAGQVIAEDTLTVNSGQLDNTAGLLQAGREMAVDTHGHGLTNTHHADQKAGRLLSGGQLTLRTGDIDNTGGMIAADGKTVLTSTALNNTQGQIAGNGGLDIHSQQLINREGTLQSADALTLDTDGQLLDNQQGQIMGEGKTTITSGPLDNRHGHLQGGQLAIDTRHAALDNRDGKLLSTDTLTLNTHQLDNRHGQVQAVGNTVLNVKTQTDNTGGLIRGGTQLTLNTAHLINRETAHTDNGLEAQNLTVNAQQVDNTQGALRAANHLQVQVSHTLENAQGLISAGKQLTVGDATRPASLVINNRQGTLIAGEQATINAHGLSGDGQLLSQGDMAVTLTEDFHHTGNTAANGNLTLKTTGNLINDRQIKAGQTLHLDAHNLTNSASGEISAGQTQIQVHDTLNNTGLIDGGLTHLTANTLNNMGTGRIYGDQLALQTGTLNNTAQNGKAAVIAARDRLDIGTGTLNNSDHAQIYSVGDLHIGGRLDNTLTATGQARVLNNHAATIEAGRNLKIQADRINNTNAGLVTQVVETEKSPHHDAVLSGQTTRYDWSQVDTSRHNKYGVHDAIMPDGSGSNDFYEYQYTRTVRETQVKQSDPGKILAGGNITLNSAQVTNHDSQIVAGGTLGGEIGELHNIATQGERITTDTGSQTHWYAKKKRLKPRFRGTKTSQGKSRSRYAPAPVIETIDLKTLAWQAHTRPQGTDITITDRQTGQIHAAPTAVTPVNGINNQPLVLPPGQPFELSLPPETVKGQTVDPVIRVVTPDTRLPNNSLYTVQPGSDSHYLVETDPKFTQYKQWLGSDYMREQLTHDPALVHKRLGDGFYEQRLVRDQITQLTGQRYLSGYNNDEAQFKALMDAGVAFGKQQQLTPGVALSPAQMALLTSDIIWLTNQTVTLPDGTTEVVTVPQVYARVRQGDLRSDGALLAGNTVALNNQGDITNSGTISGRDVTQLTANNLTNSGFIRGGKVDLAAQQTLTNRGGQIQGDDRVTLKGRDITSASTVRGDEANRWLDRPAGIYVQNDKGTLSLSAINNVQLTASDVKNAGKDGHTEITAGHNLTLDALSTRRTEQGDWGKDNTRHLTQQQDIGSQITGTGEVTLQAGQDLNATAAHVNAGQHLTAQAGNSLTLTTGTASSDLVEHSKQTSKGWLSKSSVETHDEVHDRQALSTTFSGDKVNLQAGKDLNIRGSNVAGTQDVSLNAGHQLTVTTAAESHDETHLRQEKKSGLMGTGGIGFTLGKASQKVTTDSDRQLSKGSTVGSSQGNVTLNAGEQLRVHGSEVIAGKDLTLTGQQVDITSAENRHHTTTKTEQKQSGLTVALSGAAGGAVNSAVQTARAARTESDPRVKALQNTQAALSGVQAAQAGRLAAAQGSDDKGNNNLAGVSLSYGRQSSRSEQQHRQTTQQGSHLTAGDNLTITAKGDDKGASGQNGDIRIQGSQLQAGKDLQLNAHRDIQLSSSQNTEQTTGKNSSHGSALGVGLTVGPGGTGLNISANVSRGNGRENGNGVSHTNTTLQAGQTVGLNSGRDTTLKGAQVSGEQITAEVKRHLTLSSEQDSQRYDSQQQNASAGVSATVGPLTNGTASLNASRNKLHSNYDSVQEQTGLFAGQGGYQVNVGDHTQLDGAVIASQADKANNTLNTGTLGFKDIKNQADFTVEQQSAGISLGQPTAGQVLNNLAVNGLTGTHNSGHDSTTTHAAVSDGNLIIRDKAHQTQDIANLSRDTDNAANVLSPIFDKEKAQQRLKQAQLIGEISAQMTEIARTEGKIIATKAAKAKLDHISEPDKEAARKKLVDSGNPHPTSADINKQVYDTAYTQALNDSGLGTGGTYQKALQAATAAIQGLAGNNLGQALAGGASPYLAGVIKELTTDPQTHQVDIATNTLAHAILGAVAAEVSGNNALAGAAGAASGELAAQVLIKQLYGDGANVSELTEEQKQTISTLSTLAAGLAGGIAGDSTGSAVTGAQAGKNATDNNFLGKLVTEGCAIAAPCRAKVAEKVLEIGVKAGITGIVAKEIADKISSEDLDHLIMLQMMGNDEITQSYLNTLQDKYTQVANPTDLPTHTGNTEGKPDVGGNTTVTPIPDGPKKDDFIYQAKGEKPENYSPVGAGRSGAFNEAKRRSGIPIGKHPDRVLPNVDKRGRLQPGKIYEFDVPKAGGGTQTIQIRDDAKGHDFGINDPQNRGPHFNDEKGNHYDY; encoded by the coding sequence ATGAACAAGCAGTTATATCGTATTATCTTTAATCAATCTCGCCAGATGTGGATGGTGGTGGCCGAGATAGCGCGGGCCGGACGGGGAAGAACCGGACGCCGCGCACGTCGCTCCGCTTCACCGCCGCGTTGTTGCCGGCTGACTGCGCTACGGTTTGGGGTGTTATTCGCCCTTGGCGGAATTTCGCTTACGGCACAGGCGGCGATTGTGGCCGACGGACAGGCACCGGGGCGTCAGCAGCCGACTATTATTCGCAGCGCCAACGGCACGCCGCAGGTCAATATTCAGACGCCGGGCGCCGATGGCGTTTCCCACAATACCTACCGTCAGTTTGACGTGGATAAACAGGGAGTTATCCTCAATAACAGCCATCAGGCTACGCAGACGCAACTCGGCGGCATGGTGGCGGGCAATCCGTGGTTAGCTAAAGGGGATGCCCGCGTTATCCTCAATGAAGTCAACAACCATAACCGCAGTCACCTCAACGGCTGGATTGAAGTGGCCGGGCATAAAGCCGAGGTGATTATTGCCAATCCGGCGGGCATCACCTGTAACGGTTGCGGGTTCATTAACTCACATCGCACCACGCTCACTACCGGACAAGCGCTGATGGAGCGAGGCCGGCTGAAAGGATTTGATGTCAATCAGGGGGAAGTGCGGATTGACGGGCACGGCATGGACAGCACACAGCAAAGTTACACCGATATTATCGCCCGTTCCGTGGCGATTAACGCCAAATTACACGCGCAAGACCTGAAAGTGACCACCGGGCGCAATATTGTGGATGCGGCGCATCAGCAGGTGGAGAAAAAATCGGTTGACGATGAAAAGCACCCGGCGTTTGCGTTGGATGTGGCGGCGCTGGGCGGCATGTATGCCCATAAAATCAGGCTGATAGGCACCGAAACGGGGGTGGGCGTGCACAATGCCGGTAATATCGGCGCGTCTGCCGGGGAGTTCCATATCACCGCCGAGGGCCGGATAGAGAACCGCGGCACCCTCAGCAGCCGGGATACGTTGCAATTAACCTCGTCTGCCGATGTCACTAACACCGGCAAATTGCTGTCACAATCGGCGGTGAATTTACAGGCTAAAGGTGCGCTCAATAATCAGGGCCGGGTGGAAGCCCGCGGCGATACCACCGTTACTGCGGGCACGATACACAGCAGCCATGACAGCGTATGGGCCGCGGGGCTGGATGATAACGGCAACACTACCCGACCCGGCTCATTGACCCTGACCGCGCAGCACGTTCAGGCTAAGGGCAAAAATCTGGCCACCAATACGCTGGCTATCCACAGTCGGCAGATTGACCTGAGCGACAGCCAGACTGCGGCCGGACAGATTCAACTCACAGCCGGTCAATCGGGCATCAGTACCGCTCGCGCCAGCGTCAACGCCGACCGTTTGACCGCAAAAACGCCGGGCCAGTTTAACAACGACGGCGGCCAGTTAGTGGCGAGGGCAATCCACCTCACAACGCCGGATTTATCCAATCAGCAGGGAAAAATTAACCAGACCGGTACCGGTGAACTGACGCTCCATACCCGCACCCTGAATAACCGTGAAGGGACAGTGTTCAATCAGGGGAAATTGACCCTCACCACTGACCGGCTTAACAACCGTCAGGGCACTATTGCCAGTCAGGGCGAGGACCTGCATCTCACCGCGCATCAGGCCGATAACAACCAGGGAACGGTGCAACTGGCAGGCAACGGGAAACTGTCGCTCAACACGCAACGGTGGCTGGGTGATAAGGGCAAATTGCTCACCAATGGCACCCTGACGATACAGGCCGGTGAACTGCAACTCAACCACGCCGAAACTCAGGCCGGGCAGATAACCATCAACGCCGATACTTTGAGCCATCAAAGCGGCGTGATGCAACAATGGGGTAAGGATGACTTGTCCCTCACTACCCGGATACTGGATAACCACAGCGGCACTATTGCGGGCAATGGCAACCTGAACCTTAAGGCAACGACCGTCGATAATCGTCACGGCAATATCGTGGCCGCCGACCAAGGTTCGCTGAAACTGACCGTCAAAGACACGCTGGATAATCAGTCGGGCAAACTGGAAGCGGGCCACGCGCTCCAACTTAGCGCCACTCAACTGGATAATCGCCGGGGGAGCATTGTTGCCGCCGGGGACAGCGCCACCCTCACCGTTGGCAAAACTATTCAAAACGCTCACGGCCATCTTGAAGCCCAAACCCGACTGACTACGACTAGCCAGACGTTGGATAACACCCAGGGGGTGTTGCTGGCACAAAACATTGACAGCCAGACCACAGGCCATCCCTTCACCAATACCGCCGGACAGGTGATAGCCGAAGACACCCTGACGGTCAACAGTGGTCAACTGGATAATACGGCGGGGCTGTTACAGGCCGGTCGCGAGATGGCCGTTGATACCCACGGGCATGGGCTCACCAATACCCACCATGCCGACCAAAAAGCGGGCCGGTTATTGAGTGGCGGGCAGTTAACTTTGCGCACCGGCGACATCGACAACACCGGAGGGATGATCGCAGCGGACGGCAAAACCGTGCTGACCAGCACCGCGCTCAATAATACTCAGGGCCAGATAGCCGGGAATGGCGGGCTGGACATTCACAGTCAACAACTGATAAACCGCGAGGGGACCTTACAATCCGCCGACGCCCTGACTCTGGATACCGACGGCCAGTTACTGGATAACCAACAAGGCCAGATTATGGGTGAGGGCAAGACCACTATCACCAGCGGCCCACTGGACAATCGCCACGGTCATCTGCAAGGCGGACAGTTGGCTATTGACACCCGACACGCCGCGCTGGATAACCGGGACGGCAAACTGTTATCCACCGACACGTTAACCCTGAACACTCACCAGCTCGACAATCGTCATGGGCAGGTGCAGGCGGTGGGCAACACCGTGTTGAATGTTAAGACTCAAACCGATAACACCGGTGGCCTTATCCGTGGTGGCACGCAACTCACCCTGAACACCGCTCACCTGATTAACCGCGAGACAGCACACACGGATAACGGGCTGGAAGCGCAAAACCTGACGGTAAACGCGCAACAGGTAGACAATACTCAGGGCGCTTTACGGGCAGCCAACCATCTGCAAGTTCAGGTGAGTCACACGCTGGAGAATGCTCAGGGGTTAATCTCCGCGGGCAAACAGCTTACCGTAGGCGACGCGACCCGTCCTGCGTCTCTGGTGATTAACAACCGGCAAGGCACCCTGATTGCCGGGGAACAGGCCACGATTAACGCACATGGCCTGAGTGGGGACGGCCAACTGTTATCACAGGGCGATATGGCGGTCACCTTAACCGAGGATTTTCACCATACCGGCAACACGGCGGCCAATGGCAATCTGACCCTGAAAACGACCGGCAATCTTATCAATGACCGCCAGATAAAAGCCGGTCAAACGCTGCATCTTGATGCACACAACCTCACCAATAGCGCCTCCGGTGAAATTAGCGCCGGACAAACACAAATCCAGGTCCACGATACGCTGAACAACACCGGACTGATTGACGGCGGCCTGACCCACCTCACGGCTAATACCCTGAACAACATGGGTACCGGGCGTATTTACGGTGACCAACTTGCCCTCCAGACGGGCACGTTGAATAACACCGCACAAAACGGCAAAGCCGCGGTGATTGCCGCGCGTGACCGGCTGGATATTGGCACCGGCACACTGAACAACAGTGACCATGCCCAGATTTACAGCGTGGGCGACCTGCACATCGGCGGCCGGTTGGATAACACCCTGACGGCCACCGGTCAAGCCCGTGTGCTCAATAACCACGCCGCGACGATTGAAGCCGGGCGCAACCTGAAGATTCAGGCTGACCGGATTAACAACACCAACGCCGGGTTGGTGACTCAGGTCGTCGAAACGGAAAAATCGCCACATCACGATGCCGTACTGAGCGGCCAGACCACCCGTTACGACTGGTCGCAGGTAGACACCTCCCGCCACAATAAATACGGCGTGCACGATGCCATCATGCCGGACGGCAGCGGCAGTAATGACTTTTACGAATATCAGTACACCCGCACCGTCAGGGAAACTCAGGTTAAACAGAGTGACCCCGGTAAAATTCTGGCCGGGGGTAATATCACGCTCAACAGTGCGCAGGTCACTAATCACGACAGCCAGATTGTTGCTGGCGGCACGCTCGGTGGTGAAATTGGCGAACTGCACAATATTGCCACTCAGGGCGAACGTATCACCACTGATACCGGCAGTCAGACCCACTGGTATGCAAAAAAGAAACGACTGAAGCCCCGATTCCGTGGTACCAAAACCTCACAAGGGAAAAGCCGCAGCCGTTATGCTCCCGCGCCGGTAATAGAAACGATTGATTTGAAAACGCTGGCCTGGCAGGCGCATACCCGTCCACAGGGTACCGATATTACGATTACGGACCGACAAACCGGCCAGATACACGCTGCCCCCACGGCGGTCACACCGGTGAACGGTATCAACAACCAGCCGCTGGTGCTGCCTCCCGGTCAGCCGTTTGAACTGAGTTTGCCCCCGGAGACCGTCAAAGGACAAACTGTCGACCCGGTGATACGCGTGGTGACGCCCGATACCCGCTTGCCGAATAACAGCCTGTATACCGTGCAACCGGGCAGTGACAGTCACTATCTGGTCGAAACCGACCCGAAATTCACCCAGTATAAGCAGTGGCTGGGCTCGGACTATATGCGGGAACAACTCACTCACGACCCGGCGCTGGTCCACAAACGTCTGGGCGATGGGTTCTATGAACAGCGTTTGGTGCGTGACCAAATCACCCAACTGACCGGCCAGCGCTATCTGTCCGGTTACAACAACGACGAAGCGCAGTTTAAAGCGTTGATGGATGCCGGCGTTGCCTTTGGCAAACAGCAGCAATTAACGCCGGGCGTCGCCTTAAGCCCGGCACAGATGGCGCTGCTGACCTCAGACATTATCTGGCTGACTAACCAAACCGTGACTTTGCCGGATGGCACTACCGAGGTGGTCACCGTGCCGCAGGTTTATGCGCGCGTCCGTCAGGGCGACCTGCGCAGTGACGGTGCCTTGCTGGCCGGGAATACCGTGGCGCTCAACAATCAAGGCGATATCACCAACAGCGGCACCATCAGCGGGCGTGACGTCACTCAACTGACGGCCAACAACCTCACCAATAGCGGCTTTATTCGCGGCGGTAAAGTAGATTTAGCGGCCCAACAGACGCTCACCAACCGGGGCGGCCAGATTCAGGGAGATGACCGGGTGACTCTGAAAGGCCGGGATATCACCAGCGCATCGACCGTGCGCGGGGATGAAGCTAACCGCTGGCTGGACCGTCCGGCAGGCATCTATGTGCAGAACGATAAAGGCACCTTATCGCTGAGCGCCATTAACAATGTCCAATTAACCGCCAGTGACGTCAAGAATGCCGGTAAAGACGGTCACACCGAGATAACGGCAGGCCATAACCTGACGCTGGACGCCTTAAGCACGCGCCGCACAGAGCAAGGCGACTGGGGGAAAGATAACACCCGCCATCTGACCCAACAACAGGATATCGGCAGCCAGATAACCGGCACCGGTGAGGTGACCCTGCAAGCCGGGCAGGATTTGAACGCCACCGCCGCTCACGTCAACGCCGGTCAACACCTGACGGCGCAGGCCGGAAATAGCCTGACGCTGACCACCGGGACCGCCTCATCCGACTTAGTGGAGCACAGCAAGCAAACCAGCAAAGGCTGGCTGTCGAAATCGTCAGTGGAAACCCACGATGAAGTGCATGACCGGCAGGCGCTCAGTACCACATTCAGTGGCGATAAAGTGAATTTACAGGCCGGAAAAGACCTCAATATCCGCGGCAGCAATGTGGCGGGCACGCAGGATGTCAGCCTGAACGCCGGTCATCAGCTCACCGTCACCACCGCCGCGGAATCTCACGATGAAACCCATTTGCGGCAGGAGAAAAAATCGGGCCTGATGGGGACTGGGGGGATTGGCTTCACCTTAGGTAAAGCCAGCCAGAAAGTCACCACCGACAGTGACCGCCAGCTGAGTAAAGGCAGCACGGTCGGCAGCAGTCAGGGCAACGTCACCCTCAACGCCGGAGAACAGCTCCGGGTTCACGGCAGTGAGGTGATTGCCGGTAAAGACCTGACGCTGACCGGTCAACAGGTCGATATCACCAGCGCGGAAAACCGCCATCACACCACGACAAAAACCGAACAAAAACAGAGCGGTTTAACCGTGGCGCTGAGTGGTGCCGCTGGGGGTGCCGTCAACAGCGCGGTGCAAACAGCCAGAGCCGCCCGCACTGAAAGTGACCCGCGAGTAAAAGCCCTGCAAAACACTCAAGCCGCCCTCAGCGGAGTGCAAGCGGCGCAGGCTGGCCGACTGGCGGCGGCTCAGGGCAGTGACGACAAAGGCAATAATAATCTGGCCGGGGTGAGCCTGTCTTACGGTCGGCAATCTTCCCGTTCAGAACAGCAGCACCGCCAGACCACCCAACAGGGCAGCCATCTCACTGCGGGAGATAACCTCACGATAACCGCCAAAGGGGATGACAAAGGCGCATCAGGCCAGAATGGCGATATCCGCATTCAGGGCAGCCAGTTACAGGCGGGTAAAGACCTGCAACTGAATGCTCACCGGGATATTCAGCTCTCCTCCAGCCAGAACACCGAACAGACGACCGGCAAAAACAGCAGCCACGGCAGCGCGCTGGGTGTGGGCCTGACCGTGGGACCGGGAGGGACTGGTTTGAACATCTCGGCCAATGTCAGTCGGGGCAACGGCCGTGAAAACGGCAACGGCGTCAGTCACACTAACACCACGTTACAGGCGGGACAGACCGTCGGGCTGAACAGTGGCCGGGACACGACGTTAAAAGGCGCTCAGGTCAGCGGCGAACAGATTACCGCCGAGGTGAAACGTCATCTGACCCTCAGCAGCGAGCAGGATAGCCAGCGCTATGACAGCCAACAACAGAATGCCAGCGCCGGCGTCAGTGCCACCGTAGGCCCCCTCACCAATGGTACCGCGAGCCTCAATGCCAGCCGCAATAAACTCCACAGCAACTATGACAGCGTGCAAGAGCAGACCGGGCTGTTTGCCGGTCAAGGCGGCTATCAGGTTAATGTCGGTGACCACACCCAACTGGACGGCGCGGTGATAGCGAGTCAAGCCGACAAAGCCAACAACACCCTGAACACCGGGACGCTGGGCTTCAAGGATATTAAAAATCAAGCGGACTTTACTGTTGAGCAACAAAGTGCGGGCATCAGCCTCGGCCAACCGACCGCCGGTCAGGTTCTCAATAATCTGGCGGTCAATGGGCTGACAGGGACTCATAACTCAGGCCATGACAGCACCACCACGCACGCCGCCGTCAGTGACGGCAATCTGATTATCCGGGATAAGGCGCACCAGACGCAGGATATCGCGAACTTAAGTCGCGATACCGATAATGCCGCGAATGTCCTGAGTCCGATATTTGATAAGGAAAAAGCACAGCAACGGCTGAAACAGGCGCAACTGATTGGCGAAATCAGCGCCCAAATGACCGAGATAGCCCGTACGGAAGGGAAAATTATCGCCACCAAAGCGGCGAAAGCGAAACTGGACCATATCAGTGAACCGGACAAAGAGGCCGCCAGAAAAAAACTGGTCGACAGTGGCAATCCACACCCGACTTCGGCAGATATCAATAAGCAAGTTTATGACACCGCTTACACGCAGGCACTGAATGACTCCGGCTTGGGGACCGGCGGAACCTATCAAAAAGCCTTACAGGCCGCTACGGCAGCGATTCAGGGCTTAGCGGGGAACAACCTCGGTCAGGCGCTGGCCGGGGGCGCTTCACCGTATCTGGCGGGCGTGATAAAAGAGCTAACCACCGACCCGCAAACCCATCAAGTGGATATCGCCACCAATACGCTGGCCCATGCGATTTTAGGCGCGGTGGCGGCAGAAGTCAGCGGTAACAATGCGCTCGCGGGTGCCGCGGGTGCGGCGTCGGGGGAACTGGCCGCGCAGGTCCTGATAAAGCAACTTTACGGTGATGGGGCCAACGTCAGTGAGTTAACGGAGGAGCAGAAGCAAACTATCAGCACCCTTTCCACCCTGGCAGCAGGACTGGCAGGCGGTATTGCCGGTGACTCCACCGGGAGCGCTGTTACCGGGGCGCAGGCAGGGAAGAACGCAACCGATAATAATTTCCTGGGAAAACTGGTAACAGAAGGGTGTGCAATAGCTGCTCCGTGTCGAGCCAAAGTGGCAGAAAAAGTCCTGGAGATAGGCGTTAAGGCGGGTATAACCGGAATAGTGGCAAAGGAAATCGCTGATAAGATTTCTTCAGAAGACTTAGACCATCTGATTATGCTTCAGATGATGGGAAATGATGAAATCACACAGAGTTATCTAAATACACTTCAGGATAAATACACTCAAGTTGCTAATCCAACTGACCTACCAACACATACCGGCAATACGGAAGGTAAGCCGGATGTAGGTGGTAATACGACGGTGACCCCAATTCCTGATGGCCCGAAAAAAGATGATTTTATTTATCAGGCCAAAGGAGAAAAACCAGAAAACTATTCTCCTGTAGGAGCAGGTAGGTCAGGTGCATTTAATGAAGCAAAACGTCGCTCAGGAATTCCTATTGGAAAACATCCTGATAGAGTATTGCCAAATGTTGATAAGCGAGGAAGGCTCCAGCCTGGAAAAATTTATGAATTTGATGTTCCTAAAGCAGGAGGGGGAACTCAAACTATACAAATTAGGGATGATGCCAAAGGTCATGATTTTGGAATAAATGATCCCCAGAATAGAGGGCCTCATTTTAATGATGAAAAAGGGAATCACTATGACTACTGA